In Malania oleifera isolate guangnan ecotype guangnan chromosome 8, ASM2987363v1, whole genome shotgun sequence, a single window of DNA contains:
- the LOC131161518 gene encoding protein WHAT'S THIS FACTOR 9, mitochondrial, with amino-acid sequence MDFGDICLERAKPHQNPLLSASSSYSLVHIAHSCQTQKWRQHLQSPSKSFMQFILRSIFSPGREPKHQHQTRRAFVDATIKWVRDRGLDHAVEKEKNLRPVINLKNLIKSEPSKSLPFSIIADKKDYLGIPIRVVDFVRRYRSVFEEFLPGGIGVHPRIRLTPQVLELDSEEQLIYQSETYQQQAADRLLKLLMMCRINKVPLNIVDLFKWDLGLPHDYVQSLVPQFPDYFQVKRSKDSSSGCGIDVLELVCWSSELAVTVMEKKAMNGKLDYEKGMPIAFPVQYSRGFEMDKKVKKWVDEWQKLPYISPYENALHLPPKSDESDKWAVAILHELLHILIPKKTDKENILCLGEYMGLRSRFKRALLHHPGIFYLSSKNRTHTVILREAYKRDLLIEKHPMMIMRYRYVHLMNTAKDEHKGTTVPSCTTQQQQTANGSEEGKGEEVDYGSEEEWDGALNGLSSSEEEDACDDIDDEDDDGYEGKDEDESKRGRHRNVVINRGRTRKRNLKAEGPLGHHGQERSQGKYHRKTKDKAPSNASRRIELCDSHNSSKRLPKRSDFSQKQRVFVAR; translated from the coding sequence ATGGATTTTGGGGATATTTGCTTAGAGCGCGCAAAACCCCACCAAAACCCTCTGCTTTCCGCATCATCGAGTTACTCCCTAGTTCACATTGCCCATAGTTGTCAAACGCAGAAGTGGAGGCAACACCTCCAAAGTCCGAGCAAATCCTTCATGCAGTTCATCCTGCGATCAATCTTCAGCCCTGGCCGGGAACCGAAGCACCAGCACCAAACCCGCCGTGCCTTCGTTGACGCTACCATCAAATGGGTCCGAGACCGCGGCCTCGACCATGCCGTCGAGAAGGAGAAGAACCTCAGGCCCGTCATCAACCTTAAGAATCTCATCAAATCAGAGCCGTCCAAATCCCTTCCCTTCTCTATCATTGCCGATAAGAAGGACTATTTGGGAATCCCGATCCGGGTTGTTGATTTTGTCCGAAGGTACCGCTCTGTTTTTGAAGAATTTCTCCCTGGCGGCATCGGCGTTCACCCCCGTATTCGGCTAACCCCACAAGTTCTTGAGCTTGATTCCGAAGAACAATTGATTTACCAAAGTGAAACTTATCAACAACAAGCCGCAGATCGGCTTTTGAAGCTATTGATGATGTGTCGAATCAATAAGGTACCGTTAAATATTGTTGACCTGTTCAAATGGGACCTTGGTCTTCCCCATGATTATGTACAAAGCCTAGTGCCGCAATTTCCAGACTATTTTCAAGTAAAAAGATCGAAGGATTCATCATCCGGGTGTGGTATTGATGTCTTAGAATTGGTTTGTTGGAGTAGTGAACTTGCGGTTACAGTTATGGAGAAGAAGGCAATGAATGGAAAGTTGGATTACGAGAAGGGAATGCCCATTGCATTCCCTGTGCAGTATTCAAGAGGTTTTGAAATGGATAAGAAGGTGAAGAAGTGGGTGGATGAGTGGCAGAAATTGCCTTACATTTCTCCTTATGAAAATGCCCTACATCTTCCGCCCAAGAGTGATGAATCAGATAAGTGGGCGGTGGCCATATTGCACGAGCTTCTTCATATTCTTATTCCAAAGAAGACGGATAAGGAGAATATATTATGCCTTGGAGAGTATATGGGACTGCGGTCGAGGTTTAAAAGGGCCTTGCTTCACCATCCCGGCATATTTTATCTCTCAAGTAAAAACAGGACTCATACTGTGATTTTGAGGGAGGCTTACAAGAGGGATTTGTTGATTGAGAAGCATCCAATGATGATTATGAGGTATCGTTATGTGCATCTTATGAATACAGCGAAGGATGAGCATAAAGGTACCACTGTGCCAAGTTGTACAACTCAACAACAACAAACTGCTAATGGTTCTGAGGAAGGAAAGGGAGAAGAGGTGGACTATGGAAGTGAAGAAGAATGGGATGGTGCCTTGAATGGGTTGTCCAGTTCTGAAGAGGAGGATGCCTGTGATGATATTGATGATGAGGATGACGATGGCTATGAGGGGAAGGATGAAGATGAGAGTAAGAGAGGTCGTCATAGGAATGTTGTAATCAATAGAGGAAGAACAAGGAAGAGAAATTTGAAGGCAGAAGGGCCTTTGGGACATCATGGACAAGAAAGGTCACAGGGAAAATACCACAGAAAGACCAAGGACAAAGCGCCATCCAATGCTTCAAGAAGAATAGAATTGTGTGACTCACATAATTCCAGCAAGAGATTGCCCAAGAGATCAGATTTTTCCCAGAAGCAGAGGGTGTTCGTTGCTAGATAG